The following coding sequences are from one Novosphingobium sp. Gsoil 351 window:
- a CDS encoding acyl-CoA thioesterase/bile acid-CoA:amino acid N-acyltransferase family protein, with product MAVTLEVSPSEALFTTRIRIFVSGLEAGQKVVLASSLVDDAGLRWSAQGHYRADASGRIDVAEAPSTAGSYSGIDEAGLFWSMAPEGIEDLAKFQLEATDKPHKHGQPLQDPLAPRVVQISVLSGSDTIAEATVALVRLAEGIETIEVRDGNLRGMAFRWRDRTRTRGAIMSLTGSGGGIELNYAPLLASLGYDVFSLAYFAYEDLPPAIINIPLEYFAEGFEWMKRNFACDKIAIQGASRGGELSTLLAATFPDYVKGAMPIVPMYACSPGWNPSEGVEGPSWTYRGEEIPYPPSMPGNTSEEMIEIGQREPNGYELTPWYRALMEQPEARANCTIPIENAGGPILLVSGVEDAMWPSDWGADMIVDRLRAKGFQHPYRHLALRETGHLTPLPNQITTFDRAIVHSLAPMRLACGGNPQGSAKRSRLFWDALVDHYRAVFGH from the coding sequence ATGGCCGTCACACTTGAAGTCTCGCCGTCGGAGGCGCTGTTCACGACGCGGATAAGGATCTTCGTCTCGGGTCTCGAGGCGGGCCAAAAGGTGGTGCTTGCCTCGTCCCTAGTGGACGATGCCGGCCTCCGCTGGTCGGCCCAGGGGCACTATCGCGCCGATGCTTCTGGGCGGATCGACGTTGCCGAGGCGCCGAGCACGGCGGGTTCCTACAGCGGTATCGACGAAGCCGGATTGTTCTGGTCGATGGCCCCCGAAGGGATCGAGGACCTCGCCAAGTTTCAGCTGGAGGCGACCGACAAGCCGCACAAGCACGGTCAGCCCCTGCAGGACCCGCTGGCGCCCCGCGTGGTCCAAATCTCGGTCTTGAGCGGAAGCGACACGATCGCCGAAGCGACCGTAGCCCTGGTCCGGCTGGCCGAGGGCATCGAGACGATCGAGGTGCGCGACGGCAACTTGCGCGGCATGGCGTTCCGTTGGCGGGACCGCACCCGGACGCGCGGGGCCATCATGAGCCTGACCGGCTCGGGCGGCGGGATCGAACTGAACTACGCGCCGCTGCTCGCCTCGCTCGGCTACGACGTGTTCAGCCTGGCCTATTTCGCTTACGAGGATTTGCCCCCGGCGATCATCAACATCCCGCTCGAATACTTCGCCGAAGGGTTCGAGTGGATGAAGCGCAATTTCGCTTGCGACAAAATCGCCATCCAGGGCGCCTCGCGCGGGGGCGAACTGTCGACGCTGCTGGCGGCGACCTTCCCGGATTACGTGAAGGGGGCGATGCCGATCGTGCCGATGTATGCCTGCAGCCCGGGTTGGAACCCCAGCGAGGGCGTCGAGGGGCCGAGCTGGACATATCGCGGCGAGGAAATCCCATACCCGCCCTCGATGCCGGGCAACACCAGCGAGGAGATGATCGAGATCGGCCAGCGCGAGCCCAACGGATACGAGCTGACACCGTGGTACCGCGCGCTGATGGAGCAGCCCGAGGCGCGCGCCAACTGCACCATTCCAATCGAGAACGCGGGCGGGCCGATCCTGCTGGTGTCCGGGGTGGAGGACGCGATGTGGCCGAGCGACTGGGGCGCCGACATGATTGTCGACCGCTTGCGCGCGAAAGGGTTCCAGCACCCTTATCGCCACCTGGCATTGCGCGAGACCGGGCACCTGACCCCGCTGCCCAACCAGATCACCACGTTCGACAGGGCGATCGTCCACTCGCTGGCCCCGATGCGGCTCGCGTGCGGCGGCAATCCCCAAGGCTCGGCGAAGCGCAGCCGCCTGTTCTGGGATGCGCTGGTCGACCACTACCGCGCCGTGTTCGGCCATTGA
- a CDS encoding TonB-dependent receptor, giving the protein MRHATALVATSAMVPLCLLSTPALAQDGTAAAATEDGANGEIVVTATKREESILDVPIAVSVVGAEELELKNSSGFADYLPSIPGVQFNPGGGIFQNNIAMRGVSDGTVSFLTQQTTALYLDDTALTLSQGAINLDYSVFAVDQINVIKGPNSTLYGAAALGGTVKVITRAPSLTETRGSVKATVSQIRRGDLGYSAAASISTPLSQGKAAVEVTGYYNRRGGYLDDVTVGGLGTAEENANGTETYGARLALRFAPSDAMTVDLKGYYQKYTADGFDLYNPTGVGDLKGGPKLIDEFQIDEFALGTLSINYDLGFADLVSVSSYYDRTAETQQDLSFSFLNFFPGQPQGTFIVAPAEVFSQEVRLVSSGDSPLKWLLGGYYSKENYSETGGLTAGPPGLFDSDSKYKYTTYAAFAELGYDITPELNFTVGGRYTSYKTRADLDSSIFFIPGVLVREDKENDFSPRIALNYNYGNGSLYAQASRGFRLGQINIPIPTLPGESYPPFFGADSLWNYEVGAKTRWLDDALSANLAIYQIDWKDIQVTRTGGLGFTFIDNAGKARIRGFELETVARLSPTTTWTGNVGHIDAQIVEPVPGVALLGAQLPGSPRWTVSTSMQQDFDLGGNDAYVRGDLLYYGEYDDAFALVGRPAENGDYVKIDLRAGVTLGKVDVGVFATNLTDTRPIITRNGFLPGYVSTIQPRTIGASLGFTF; this is encoded by the coding sequence ATGCGCCACGCGACAGCACTTGTTGCCACCTCGGCTATGGTCCCGCTTTGCCTGCTAAGCACTCCTGCCCTGGCGCAAGACGGCACGGCCGCTGCGGCTACGGAAGATGGTGCCAATGGCGAGATCGTCGTCACCGCGACGAAGCGCGAGGAATCGATCCTCGACGTTCCGATCGCGGTCTCGGTGGTGGGCGCCGAGGAGCTCGAGCTCAAGAACTCCAGCGGGTTTGCGGACTACCTGCCGAGCATCCCTGGCGTTCAGTTCAATCCAGGCGGCGGCATCTTCCAAAACAACATCGCCATGCGCGGCGTCAGCGATGGAACCGTCAGCTTCCTGACCCAGCAAACGACCGCCCTGTATCTCGACGATACCGCGCTGACCTTGTCGCAGGGCGCGATCAACCTCGATTACTCCGTGTTCGCGGTCGACCAGATCAACGTTATCAAGGGGCCGAACAGCACGCTCTACGGCGCTGCCGCTTTGGGCGGGACCGTCAAGGTGATCACCCGGGCGCCGTCGCTCACCGAAACGCGCGGTTCGGTCAAGGCGACGGTCTCTCAGATCAGGAGGGGCGATCTCGGTTACAGCGCAGCGGCGTCCATCTCGACACCATTGTCCCAGGGCAAGGCGGCGGTCGAAGTGACGGGGTATTACAATCGTCGCGGCGGGTATCTCGACGACGTTACCGTTGGAGGCCTGGGGACGGCCGAGGAAAACGCTAACGGCACTGAAACCTATGGTGCCCGCCTGGCCCTACGGTTCGCTCCGAGCGATGCCATGACTGTCGATCTCAAAGGCTACTATCAGAAGTACACTGCGGACGGGTTCGATTTGTACAATCCCACCGGGGTTGGCGATCTGAAGGGTGGGCCGAAACTCATCGATGAATTTCAAATCGACGAGTTCGCCTTGGGCACCCTGTCGATCAATTATGATCTCGGATTCGCCGACCTGGTCAGCGTGAGTTCCTATTACGATCGCACGGCCGAAACCCAGCAGGACCTGAGCTTCTCGTTCTTGAATTTCTTTCCAGGCCAGCCCCAGGGGACGTTCATCGTCGCCCCGGCCGAAGTATTCTCGCAAGAGGTGCGCCTGGTATCCAGCGGCGATTCGCCGCTGAAGTGGCTGCTTGGCGGTTATTACAGCAAGGAAAACTACAGTGAGACAGGGGGTTTAACCGCCGGCCCACCCGGACTGTTCGATAGCGACTCGAAATATAAGTACACGACCTACGCAGCGTTCGCCGAACTGGGCTACGATATTACGCCCGAGCTGAATTTCACTGTCGGCGGGCGTTATACGAGTTACAAGACGCGCGCCGACCTGGATAGCAGCATCTTCTTCATTCCCGGAGTCCTCGTCCGCGAGGATAAGGAGAATGACTTCAGCCCGCGGATCGCGCTCAATTATAACTACGGCAATGGTTCCCTCTATGCCCAGGCGAGCCGCGGCTTCCGCCTCGGTCAGATAAATATTCCGATCCCCACTCTGCCGGGCGAATCCTACCCGCCGTTCTTCGGCGCCGACAGCCTGTGGAACTACGAGGTCGGCGCGAAGACCCGGTGGCTGGACGACGCGCTGTCGGCCAATCTGGCGATCTATCAGATCGACTGGAAAGACATCCAGGTGACCCGCACCGGCGGGCTCGGCTTCACCTTCATCGACAACGCAGGCAAGGCCCGCATCCGTGGGTTCGAGCTGGAAACGGTTGCGAGGCTGTCGCCGACGACAACGTGGACCGGCAACGTGGGGCACATCGACGCGCAGATCGTCGAGCCAGTTCCGGGTGTAGCGCTTCTTGGTGCGCAGCTGCCGGGGTCGCCGCGCTGGACCGTCAGCACCAGCATGCAGCAAGACTTCGACCTTGGTGGCAACGACGCCTACGTCCGCGGTGATCTACTCTACTATGGTGAATACGACGACGCCTTTGCCCTCGTCGGCCGCCCGGCCGAGAACGGCGATTACGTCAAGATCGATCTGCGCGCCGGGGTTACCCTTGGAAAGGTGGACGTAGGCGTCTTCGCGACAAACCTGACGGACACGCGCCCGATCATCACTCGAAACGGCTTCTTGCCAGGTTACGTTTCCACGATTCAGCCGCGCACCATCGGCGCGAGCCTCGGCTTCACCTTCTAA
- a CDS encoding pyridoxal phosphate-dependent aminotransferase family protein, producing the protein MKALTSPAGALIRIDGREILSFAGCSYLGLGGRPELLQAGGAALLEQGATAQIARHYGVQSPANIDAEAEARRFFGTTGAMYFGAGYMFALIALAGLAADYDVALLDETAHFCLFDGAKAAGKEIRTFRHCDPQSLAQACDALAAEGRRFLVATDGMFPTFGRVALLAEYAQILAPHNAWLVVDESHSFGAVGATGRGSAELYGVLNTKIVIGGSLSKGYGAFGGIAVGEAETIERLWKSPVARGAAAGMSSGAAMTAEALRYLRAHPEVLDRRDANRQRLHDTLQAMGVAFESTPSPVVAFAHGSADRMRCAQQALLEDGIYILYSNYVGAGADGVLRIAAFADHEPEHFARLAEGLERHLLSHT; encoded by the coding sequence ATGAAAGCCCTCACCTCCCCCGCCGGCGCGCTGATACGGATCGACGGACGCGAAATCCTCAGCTTTGCTGGGTGCAGCTACCTAGGGCTGGGCGGCCGCCCCGAACTGCTCCAGGCCGGCGGCGCAGCGCTGCTCGAGCAAGGGGCGACGGCGCAAATCGCGCGCCATTACGGCGTCCAGTCGCCGGCCAACATCGACGCCGAGGCCGAGGCCCGGCGGTTCTTCGGCACCACCGGCGCGATGTATTTCGGCGCCGGTTACATGTTTGCCCTCATCGCCCTCGCCGGGCTTGCAGCTGATTACGACGTCGCGCTGCTCGACGAGACCGCTCACTTCTGTTTGTTCGACGGCGCGAAGGCGGCCGGGAAAGAAATCCGCACGTTCCGTCACTGCGATCCGCAATCGCTCGCGCAGGCTTGCGACGCGCTGGCGGCTGAGGGGCGCCGCTTCCTCGTCGCGACCGACGGGATGTTCCCCACCTTCGGGCGGGTCGCTCTGCTGGCCGAATACGCGCAAATACTCGCGCCCCATAATGCTTGGCTGGTGGTCGATGAGTCCCACAGCTTCGGCGCGGTCGGCGCCACGGGACGCGGTTCGGCCGAACTATACGGCGTTCTCAACACGAAGATCGTGATCGGAGGATCGCTGAGCAAGGGCTATGGTGCCTTTGGCGGGATCGCCGTTGGCGAGGCTGAGACCATCGAGCGGTTGTGGAAATCGCCGGTCGCGCGTGGCGCGGCCGCCGGCATGTCGTCCGGCGCGGCAATGACCGCCGAAGCCCTGCGCTATCTGCGGGCGCACCCCGAAGTGCTCGACCGCCGCGATGCCAACCGGCAACGGCTTCACGACACCTTGCAAGCCATGGGTGTCGCGTTCGAGTCCACGCCTAGTCCTGTCGTGGCATTTGCGCATGGAAGCGCGGATCGTATGCGCTGCGCGCAGCAGGCGCTGCTCGAGGACGGCATCTACATCCTCTACTCGAACTACGTCGGCGCGGGTGCGGACGGTGTCCTCCGCATCGCCGCCTTCGCCGACCACGAGCCCGAGCATTTCGCGCGGCTGGCCGAAGGGCTCGAACGCCATCTCCTCTCCCACACCTAG
- a CDS encoding amidohydrolase family protein, translating into MRRKVAACFCPAHVAAMWPGGFAAGAPAGELGAAPSFSDSTPKERSRFCTADRSATEGLYEMLCPGQALVFRGCDALTMHGPALEQRRDVVVRDGVIEAVRPTGLPLPSDAVVVAAEGKVLIPGLSDIHAHPFLATWAKAYAPMLAGTEDGSEFLVPYDLQMFQLLAAGITRIEVLAGCPDALWLRDTVRDGSMVGPRMRVGSPLIDGAPAMHSVLVSYLVGDHAGGESALDVIAEQGFDFAKTYSRLPAEGFEGVMRGCEKHGIEVMGHIPAAVDVEAALARGQHGVAHASELFYNLEEPDRTDLVRTERIARQMADAGTWLQATLIVTERTGWTSGERPLNAPDIAWMHPLHRTLWREDGAFVAMIRQREDLRQMFHQSFDLSARATALVHQAGGRVLTGTDYPNPYVVEGLSLHEELEHLVGQSGLTPYEAIFASTRRAAEYHRDGPADGTIREGAIADLVLLDADPLEDIANTRAIDTVLCGSAIVRKDSIHEGMARIRRRFEAMPVPRVDLSNGSDYAPDR; encoded by the coding sequence ATGCGACGCAAGGTAGCCGCCTGCTTCTGCCCCGCGCATGTCGCCGCGATGTGGCCCGGCGGCTTCGCGGCCGGAGCGCCGGCGGGCGAGCTCGGCGCGGCGCCTTCGTTCTCCGACAGCACGCCCAAGGAGCGCAGCCGGTTCTGCACCGCCGATCGCTCGGCCACCGAGGGGCTCTACGAGATGCTGTGCCCTGGGCAGGCTCTGGTTTTCCGCGGCTGCGACGCACTGACCATGCATGGACCGGCGCTCGAGCAACGCCGCGACGTGGTCGTGCGGGATGGCGTGATCGAGGCCGTACGGCCCACCGGGCTGCCGCTCCCCTCCGACGCCGTGGTCGTCGCGGCCGAGGGCAAAGTGCTCATCCCCGGTCTTTCCGATATTCACGCCCACCCGTTTCTCGCGACCTGGGCCAAGGCCTACGCCCCGATGCTGGCGGGGACCGAGGACGGCAGCGAATTTCTGGTTCCTTACGACCTGCAGATGTTCCAGCTGCTCGCGGCCGGCATCACCCGGATCGAAGTCCTGGCCGGCTGCCCTGACGCGCTGTGGCTGCGTGACACGGTGCGTGATGGGAGCATGGTGGGTCCGCGCATGCGGGTGGGCAGTCCGCTGATCGATGGCGCCCCGGCCATGCACTCGGTGCTGGTCAGCTACCTCGTGGGCGATCACGCGGGCGGAGAGAGCGCGCTCGACGTGATCGCCGAGCAGGGCTTCGACTTCGCCAAGACCTACAGCCGGCTTCCCGCCGAAGGCTTCGAAGGGGTGATGCGCGGCTGCGAGAAGCATGGCATCGAGGTCATGGGCCACATCCCCGCCGCGGTGGACGTCGAAGCGGCGCTCGCGCGCGGCCAGCACGGCGTCGCCCATGCGTCCGAACTGTTTTACAACCTCGAAGAACCGGACCGCACCGATCTTGTCCGGACCGAGCGGATCGCTCGTCAGATGGCAGACGCCGGTACCTGGCTGCAGGCGACGCTGATCGTCACCGAGCGGACCGGTTGGACCAGCGGCGAGCGCCCGCTCAACGCGCCCGACATCGCCTGGATGCACCCCCTGCATCGCACGCTGTGGCGCGAGGACGGCGCCTTCGTCGCGATGATCCGCCAGCGTGAAGACCTGCGGCAAATGTTCCACCAGTCCTTCGATCTGTCGGCTCGGGCCACGGCGCTGGTCCACCAGGCCGGGGGCCGCGTTCTGACCGGGACCGACTATCCCAACCCCTATGTCGTCGAGGGACTCTCTCTCCATGAGGAACTTGAACATCTCGTCGGCCAGAGCGGGTTGACGCCCTACGAGGCGATCTTCGCCAGCACCCGACGCGCAGCGGAGTACCACCGGGACGGGCCCGCCGACGGAACGATCCGAGAGGGGGCGATCGCCGACCTGGTGCTGCTCGATGCTGACCCGCTCGAAGACATCGCCAACACCCGCGCCATCGATACGGTGCTGTGTGGATCAGCGATCGTTCGGAAAGACAGCATCCATGAGGGGATGGCCCGCATCCGCCGCCGCTTCGAGGCGATGCCGGTGCCACGCGTCGATCTCAGCAATGGCTCCGACTACGCCCCCGATCGATGA
- a CDS encoding cystathionine gamma-synthase family protein, with protein MSTPAYRKRSIGSHALQPSTLMMGYGYDPALSEGAIKPPLFQTSTFLFSSAEEGKAFFEIAYGLREKREGEELGLIYSRINNPNLEVLEDRLAVLDRAEASASFASGMAAISTALWAFNRPGDVILYSEPVYGGTEYLLKHILPQFGIRTVGFAAEGGCEAMHAVAREAAALGPVTSIYIETPANPTGGLVDIAEARKLSESLAKGDKRPPVLVDNTMLGPLCQFPLDLGADLSIMSLTKYVGGHSDVIGGSVSASGEWLAPVKVMRTILGTMPDPHTCWLIMRSLETLHLRMRECVSNARRVAAFLAEHPMVASVWYLEHLPADHPDRAVYEKQCLSAGSTFAFEVVGGEAEAFRVLNALQHIKLAVSLGGTETLASHPSSMTHSDFASEDKRRLSISDALIRVAVGVEDADDLIADLAQALAGLSSL; from the coding sequence ATGAGCACACCCGCCTATCGGAAGCGCTCGATCGGGAGTCACGCCCTCCAGCCCTCCACGCTGATGATGGGATACGGTTACGATCCGGCGTTGTCGGAAGGGGCAATCAAGCCCCCGCTGTTCCAAACCTCGACCTTTCTCTTTTCCTCGGCCGAAGAGGGCAAGGCGTTCTTCGAGATCGCCTATGGCCTGCGCGAGAAGCGCGAAGGCGAAGAGCTGGGGCTGATTTACAGCCGCATCAACAATCCCAATCTCGAGGTGCTGGAGGACCGCCTGGCGGTGCTCGACCGCGCTGAGGCTTCGGCAAGTTTCGCCTCGGGCATGGCGGCGATCTCGACCGCGCTTTGGGCGTTCAATCGGCCGGGCGATGTCATCCTTTATTCGGAGCCCGTCTATGGCGGGACCGAGTATCTGCTGAAGCACATCCTGCCCCAGTTCGGCATCCGCACCGTGGGGTTCGCTGCCGAAGGCGGGTGCGAGGCAATGCACGCCGTCGCGCGCGAAGCCGCTGCGCTGGGGCCGGTCACCAGCATCTACATCGAAACCCCCGCCAACCCGACGGGCGGGCTGGTCGACATTGCCGAAGCGCGCAAGCTGTCGGAGTCGCTCGCGAAGGGTGACAAGCGGCCGCCGGTTCTGGTCGACAACACTATGCTCGGGCCGCTGTGCCAGTTTCCGCTCGACCTCGGCGCCGACCTCAGCATCATGTCGCTGACCAAGTATGTCGGCGGGCATTCGGACGTGATCGGCGGCTCGGTCTCGGCCAGCGGCGAATGGCTCGCGCCGGTCAAGGTCATGCGCACGATCCTGGGCACCATGCCGGATCCGCACACCTGTTGGCTGATCATGCGGTCGCTCGAAACGCTTCACCTGCGGATGCGCGAGTGTGTCAGCAACGCTCGCCGCGTGGCTGCCTTCCTCGCCGAGCACCCGATGGTCGCCAGCGTGTGGTATTTGGAGCATCTGCCGGCGGACCATCCCGACCGCGCCGTGTACGAGAAGCAGTGCCTGTCCGCGGGGTCTACTTTCGCGTTCGAAGTCGTCGGCGGCGAAGCGGAGGCCTTCCGCGTGCTGAACGCGCTCCAGCACATCAAGCTGGCCGTCTCGCTGGGCGGGACGGAGACGCTGGCCAGCCACCCGAGTTCGATGACCCACTCGGATTTCGCGTCAGAGGACAAACGCCGGCTCAGTATCTCGGACGCACTTATTCGTGTCGCGGTTGGGGTCGAGGACGCCGACGACCTCATCGCCGATCTGGCGCAAGCGCTGGCCGGGTTGTCGAGCCTTTGA
- a CDS encoding VOC family protein: MTAKTTRSLDHFVISVGDIEIASEMYRRLGFRVMPTMEHMHIGTSNSIVQFHDTYLELIGEFELANSELLSKGMEPWTSQGDVFWQTSFTSSRLDDEIERWAAAGLKMEAITSAARRVRLPNRGYINTASRSSYIWNPQDKLASLFISDHPVPEAIWIPEYQCHPNSCIRVAGFRYLMADPAKHVDYFSKVTGGEPAKRSNEGVRFETPRGEFVELLTPSALHARYPEAPQLSPGTETRGAVFTIVVESLERCRWALRDGGVPHRITDGAIVTGAAYGCGVAYEFVEGK; encoded by the coding sequence ATGACCGCCAAGACGACCCGTTCGCTCGACCACTTTGTGATCAGCGTGGGCGACATCGAGATCGCCTCCGAGATGTATCGCCGACTCGGCTTCCGCGTGATGCCGACTATGGAGCACATGCACATCGGGACCTCGAACTCGATCGTCCAGTTTCACGACACCTATCTCGAGCTGATCGGCGAGTTCGAACTCGCCAATAGCGAACTGCTGTCGAAGGGCATGGAGCCATGGACCTCGCAGGGCGACGTCTTCTGGCAGACCTCGTTCACCTCGAGCCGGCTCGACGACGAGATCGAGCGGTGGGCCGCGGCTGGCCTCAAGATGGAGGCGATCACCAGCGCCGCGCGGCGGGTGCGCCTGCCCAACCGCGGCTACATCAACACCGCCAGCCGCTCTTCGTACATTTGGAACCCCCAGGACAAGCTCGCCTCGCTGTTCATCTCAGACCACCCGGTGCCCGAAGCGATCTGGATCCCCGAGTACCAGTGCCATCCCAACAGCTGCATCCGCGTCGCGGGTTTCCGTTACCTGATGGCAGACCCCGCCAAGCACGTGGATTACTTCTCGAAAGTCACCGGCGGGGAGCCGGCCAAGCGCTCCAATGAAGGCGTACGGTTCGAGACGCCGCGCGGGGAGTTTGTCGAGCTGCTGACACCCAGCGCGCTCCACGCGCGGTACCCCGAGGCGCCCCAGCTGTCGCCCGGCACCGAAACGCGCGGCGCGGTCTTTACGATCGTAGTGGAGTCGCTCGAGCGGTGCCGCTGGGCCTTGCGCGACGGGGGCGTTCCGCATCGCATAACCGATGGCGCTATCGTCACCGGCGCGGCCTACGGCTGCGGCGTCGCCTACGAATTCGTCGAAGGGAAATAG
- a CDS encoding PaaI family thioesterase: MRQNDRRRAAVMGEDMSDGDFTSLEGLRSTLGTTPIHRWLGFEITEVDRAAGTLTMTCPAGGNSSRYEGAGQAHGGAIATLIDSAATFACAAMLGRGVPTSSIRVDYLRPAGGTLLVAKARVIRRGRTLALVDVEVESDGKLVATGRCVEVSAA; this comes from the coding sequence ATGCGGCAGAATGACCGTCGACGAGCGGCAGTAATGGGCGAGGACATGAGCGACGGCGACTTTACCAGTCTGGAAGGCTTACGCTCCACCCTGGGCACTACGCCGATCCATCGCTGGCTCGGGTTCGAGATCACCGAAGTCGATCGGGCGGCGGGCACGCTGACGATGACCTGCCCCGCAGGCGGCAACTCGTCGCGCTACGAAGGCGCCGGCCAGGCGCACGGCGGGGCCATCGCCACACTGATCGACAGCGCGGCCACGTTCGCCTGCGCGGCCATGCTGGGCCGCGGCGTCCCGACCTCCAGCATCCGGGTCGATTACCTGCGGCCAGCGGGGGGCACACTCCTGGTGGCGAAGGCGCGGGTCATTCGCAGGGGGCGTACACTCGCCCTGGTAGATGTCGAAGTGGAATCGGACGGCAAGCTCGTGGCCACCGGACGGTGCGTCGAAGTGAGCGCGGCCTGA
- a CDS encoding AraC family transcriptional regulator: protein MQLPHSTMDGSIADLMAYIDKKYPDGGKADRYSALIPVTRGEGTGHWTLYKLSPHLLILIANIEYHSDKRILVPSDTMAKVRVLLAGGLRSSNGTVELDGTGAFVESYPGSNGSSYVVRGGDRTRLVILNCDRAFFEEELGLPEGYLPYPISYLFDRQAEDPKGSVVALGPDVLRAANEIMRAETRFEQPVIFPYLAAKAKELACAMIAELNAARERPVTNLRSSVRDVSRINEARDIILDQFQRPPTIPQLARSVGVNQTKLKALFKNTFGLTIHEFTQKCRMDRAAELLTTTDVGIAEIAYAVGYDHAASFTHAFKGHFGHAPSQVRRANMKADGSPRAPEASSVSTA from the coding sequence ATGCAGTTACCCCACTCGACCATGGACGGCTCGATTGCCGATCTGATGGCGTATATCGATAAGAAGTATCCGGATGGGGGCAAGGCGGACCGCTATTCGGCGCTCATCCCGGTGACACGCGGAGAGGGAACGGGTCATTGGACCCTGTACAAACTTTCGCCGCACTTGCTGATCCTCATCGCCAACATCGAATACCATTCGGACAAGCGCATCCTCGTGCCGAGCGACACCATGGCCAAGGTGCGGGTGCTGTTGGCTGGTGGTTTGCGCTCCTCCAACGGCACCGTCGAGCTCGATGGAACTGGGGCATTCGTCGAATCCTATCCGGGATCGAACGGGTCCAGTTACGTCGTGCGCGGCGGTGATCGTACGCGTCTAGTAATTCTCAATTGCGACCGCGCGTTCTTCGAGGAGGAGCTCGGACTGCCCGAGGGGTACCTGCCTTATCCGATCAGCTACTTGTTCGATCGGCAGGCCGAGGATCCTAAGGGCAGCGTGGTCGCTCTCGGGCCTGACGTGTTGCGCGCGGCGAACGAGATCATGCGGGCAGAGACCCGCTTCGAGCAGCCCGTGATCTTCCCCTACCTGGCGGCCAAGGCCAAGGAATTGGCCTGCGCCATGATCGCCGAGCTCAACGCCGCGCGCGAGCGGCCGGTGACGAACTTGCGCTCATCGGTTCGCGACGTTTCGCGGATCAACGAGGCGCGCGATATCATCCTCGATCAGTTCCAGCGCCCCCCGACCATCCCCCAGCTCGCGCGCAGCGTTGGGGTCAACCAGACCAAACTCAAGGCGCTGTTCAAGAACACGTTCGGCCTCACGATCCACGAGTTCACGCAGAAGTGCCGCATGGACCGCGCGGCAGAGCTTCTGACCACGACCGACGTCGGCATCGCCGAGATCGCCTACGCCGTCGGCTACGATCACGCGGCCAGCTTTACGCATGCGTTCAAGGGTCATTTTGGCCATGCGCCCAGCCAGGTGCGCCGCGCGAACATGAAGGCCGACGGCTCGCCAAGGGCGCCAGAAGCCTCCTCTGTCAGCACGGCCTGA